One window from the genome of Salvia miltiorrhiza cultivar Shanhuang (shh) chromosome 7, IMPLAD_Smil_shh, whole genome shotgun sequence encodes:
- the LOC130996072 gene encoding microtubule-associated protein 70-2-like codes for MAEVSGEGSAGFAVERNPGEASGNAQASTPLTVSASFKEGSSKGSSRRRASVRPSLDADEFINLLHGSDPVKLELNRLENEVRDKDRELGEAHSQIKALKLSERLREKAVEELTDELGKVDEKLKLTESLLESKNLEIKRINDEKKASMAAQFAAEATLRRVHAAQKDDDMPPIEAILAPLEAELKLARQEISKLQDDNKALDRLTKSKEAALLEAERTVQVALAKASMVDDLQNKNQELMKQIEICQEENKILDKMHRQKVAEVEKLTQTVRELEEAVLAGGAAANAVRDYQRKVQEMNEERKTLDRELARAKVTANRVATVVANEWKDANDKVMPVKQWLEERRFLQGEMQQLKDKLAITERAAKSEAQLKEKYQLRLKVLEETLRSPNTATRSSSDGRSSSNGPSRRQSLGGADNISKLTSNGFLPKRSPSFQLRSSGSSSVLKHAKGTSKSFDGGSRSLDRSKVLLNGLGPNFKQSQSCDGTKETEPQSSAWKATQVEKPSDIQVTEKEDSVPGLLYDMLQKEVISLRKACHEKDQSLKDKDDAIEMLAKKVETLTKAMEVEAKKMRREVAAMEKEVAAMRVDKEHENKSKRLGNSKSSVNSSQMLPGRTVARSGLTRSTQ; via the exons ATGGCGGAGGTATCCGGCGAGGGAAGTGCTGGTTTTGCGGTGGAGCGGAATCCCGGTGAGGCCAGCGGCAATGCGCAGGCGTCGACGCCGCTAACCGTGTCGGCGTCGTTCAAGGAGGGAAGCAGTAAGGGTTCGTCGAGGCGGAGGGCGTCGGTGCGGCCGAGCCTCGACGCGGATGAGTTTATAAATCTGCTCCATGGTTCGGATCCGGTGAAGTTGGAGCTCAATCGACTGGAGAACGAAGTCAGAG ATAAGGATAGGGAATTGGGGGAAGCCCATTCTCAGATCAAGGCGTTAAAGTTGTCCGAGAGACTTCGTGAAAAAGCTGTTGAAGAG CTAACTGATGAGTTGGGAAAGGTGGATGAGAAGCTCAAATTAACAGAATCGCTTTTGGAAAGCAAG AATCTTGAAATCAAGAGAATCAATGATGAAAAGAAGGCTTCCATGGCGGCTCAATTTGCAGCAGAAGCCACTCTTCGGAGAGTTCATGCTGCTCAAAAGGATGATGATATGCCTCCAATTGAAGCAATCTTGGCTCCATTGGAGGCTGAGCTCAAGCTTGCTCGGCAGGAG ATCTCAAAGCTGCAGGATGATAACAAAGCACTGGACCGGCTTACCAAATCAAAAGAAGCTGCTCTCCTTGAAGCAGAGAGAACTGTACAGGTGGCACTGGCAAAAGCTTCTATGGTCGATGATCTCCAAAATAAGAACCAAGAATTGATGAAGCAGATAGAAATCTGCCAG GAAGAAAATAAGATACTGGACAAAATGCATCGGCAGAAGGTTGCTGAGGTTGAAAAACTTACCCAAACTGTACGTGAACTTGAAGAGGCCGTGCTTGCTGGCGGTGCAGCTGCCAATGCTGTACGTGACTACCAACGGAAAGTTCAGGAGATGAAT gAAGAAAGAAAAACTCTTGACCGGGAGCTAGCTCGTGCCAAGGTAACGGCTAATAGGGTAGCGACTGTGGTAGCTAATGAATGGAAAGATGCTAATGACAAAGTAATGCCTGTCAAACAATGGTTAGAAGAAAGAAGATTCTTGCAG GGGGAGATGCAGCAACTCAAGGACAAGTTAGCCATCACTGAAAGAGCTGCAAAATCAGAAGCCCAGTTGAAA GAAAAGTATCAGCTACGTTTGAAAGTTCTTGAAGAGACTTTGAGATCACCAAACACAGCAACACGTAGTTCATCGGATGGAAGAAGCTCAAGCAATGGTCCTTCACGACGCCAGTCGCTGGGGGGAGCTGATAACATTTCAAAATTGACTTCCAATGGCTTCTTACCCAAGAGATCACCATCCTTCCAGTTAAGATCTTCTGGTAGCAGTTCAGTATTGAAACATGCAAAAGGAACATCAAAGTCCTTTGATGGTGGTTCAAGATCTTTGGACAGGTCCAAAGTTCTCTTAAATGGACTAGGACCAAACTTTAAGCAAAGCCAGTCTTGTGATGGAACTAAGGAAACTGAGCCGCAAAGTAGTGCATGGAAAGCAACTCAAGTGGAAAAACCTAGTGACATACAAGTTACAGAAAAAGAAGATAGCGTGCCGGGGTTGTTGTATGATATGTTACAAAAAGAGGTGATTTCCTTGAGGAAAGCTTGCCACGAAAAGGATCAAAGCCTCAAAGACAAGGATGATGCTATTGAG ATGTTAGCTAAGAAGGTAGAAACTTTGACTAAAGCAATGGAAGTGGAGGCCAAAAAGATGAGAAGGGAGGTGGCTGCTATGGAGAAGGAGGTGGCTGCAATGCGGGTGGACAAGGAACATGAAAATAAGTCCAAAAGGTTGGGGAATTCAAAGAGTTCAGTGAATAGTTCTCAGATGCTTCCTGGAAG GACTGTAGCGAGAAGTGGGCTGACACGCAGTACACAATAG